The Clostridium chauvoei genome has a window encoding:
- a CDS encoding Hsp20 family protein, with translation MFQMFPFLFGGMLNGMMNNNNYNNWNMNNNYNNNYNGNNNYNNGWNANNSLDLGESFANTFNSVFTQVFTTLVNNTELIDNIVDSVINSDAISSMIDEIDELGEIDFKITNYSDKYLIEGNLPGIDKNSIDIDYENERVLIKVKKSQVFSNGVNTMVAFVQPGQNIEKSFYVPDVDKNKIRATYRDNVLKIYLPKKPKEEEPTIIDVDSFTEAE, from the coding sequence ATGTTTCAAATGTTTCCATTCTTATTTGGTGGAATGTTAAATGGTATGATGAATAATAATAACTACAACAACTGGAATATGAACAATAATTATAATAATAATTATAACGGAAACAATAATTATAATAATGGCTGGAATGCAAACAATAGCTTAGATCTTGGAGAAAGTTTTGCAAATACATTTAATAGTGTCTTTACTCAAGTATTTACAACATTAGTTAATAATACAGAGCTAATTGATAATATAGTAGATAGCGTTATAAATAGCGATGCAATATCGTCAATGATTGATGAGATAGATGAATTAGGAGAAATAGATTTTAAAATAACAAATTATAGTGATAAATATTTAATAGAAGGAAATCTTCCAGGAATAGATAAAAATAGTATAGATATAGACTACGAAAATGAACGGGTACTAATAAAAGTAAAGAAAAGCCAAGTATTTAGTAATGGAGTAAATACAATGGTTGCATTTGTTCAACCAGGACAAAATATAGAAAAAAGCTTTTACGTTCCAGATGTAGATAAAAATAAGATAAGAGCAACTTATAGAGACAACGTACTAAAAATATATTTACCTAAAAAACCAAAAGAAGAAGAACCAACAATAATAGATGTAGATAGTTTTACCGAGGCAGAATAA